The window TCGGCAAATGGAACCTTGTATAGCTCTTCTTGTGTTAGAATTTCTTTTTCTGTGACTAATTCATCCCCTTTGTATAGAGATACCATAGCCCTGACAAATGTAGAATCATTGTCTATCAAAGTATAGCTTACTTCTACACTCCTATCATCTACATTTTCTTTAAGAATTGATAAAACTAACTCCGGTTTGGTTTTAATAGGTTCTTCTGGTTCTTCCGTTACTGGAAAACTTGGGACAACGGGATCTGTTGGGTCCTCGGGTAGAACCTCGTCCTCTGTTGATGGTGGAACGGGAGCTTCTGGCTGTTCAGTAACTGGGTCACTCGGAGCAATTGGGACAACGGGACCTGTTGGGTCCTCGGGTAGAACTTCATCTTCTGTTGATGGTGGGACGGGAGCTTCTGGATCTTCAGTAACTGGAGAACTTGGGACAACTGGCTCTGTTGGGTCCTCAGGTAGAACTTCATCTTCTGTTGATGGTGGGACGGGAGTTTCTGGTTCTTCCGTTACTGGGTCACTTGGAGCGACGGGATCCGTTGGAGTTTCTGGAAGAACTTCGGCCTCTGTTGATGGTGGGACGGGAGCTTCTGGCTCTTCCGTAACTGGGGCAATTGGGACAACGGGATCTGCTGGTTCCTCGGGTAGAACCTCATCTTCTGTTGATGGTGGGACGGGAGTTTCTGGAGCTTCTGGCTGTTCAGTAACTGGGTCACTCGGAGCAACTGGGACTACAGGATCTGTTGGTTCCTCGGGTAGAACTTCGTCCTCTGTTGATGGTGGAACGGGAGTGACGGGGACTTCTGGTTGTTCCGTTATTGGTTCACTTGGAACACTTGGGACTACAGGATCTGTTGGTGCCTCAGGTAGAACTTCATCTTCTGTTGATGGTGGAACGGGAGTTTTCGGTTCTTCTGGTTGTTCCGTTATTGGTTCACTTGGAACACTTGGGACTACAGGCTCTGTTGGTGCCTCGGGTAGAACTTCATCTTCTGTTGATGGTGGGATGGGAGCTTCTGGTTGTTCCGTTATTGGTTCACTTGGGGCAACAGGCTCTGTTGGTTCCTCGGGTAGAACTTCGCCCTCTGTTGATGGTGGAACGGGAGTGACGGGGACTTCTGGTTGTTCAATAACTGGAGAACTTGGGACTACGGGCGCTGTTGGTTCCTCAGGTAGAACGTCGGCTTCTGTTGATGGTGGTGCCGGAGTGACGGGAGCTTCTGGCTCGTCCGTAACTGGGGCAATTGGGACAACGGGATCTGTAGCTTCCTCATGTAGAACGTCGTCCTCTGTAACTGGTGGTGCCGGAGTGACGGGAGCTTCTGGCTGTTCAGTAACTGGAGAACTTGGGACAACGGGATCTGTTGAGTCCTCGGGTAGAACTTCGGCTTCTGTTGATGGTGGAACGGGAGCTTCTGAATGCTTAGATATTCCCTCAACCAATGTATTTGGCAATATCAATTCGCTTGGCGACTTCTGTTCACCAGCATTTGCTTCTGTTACTGTGATTGTCTCATAATTGACATCCCCTTCTAAAATAAAACCTACAAATTCATGTTGATCTATAGAAATCACTGCTTGTGGCAAAGCTTCACCTATGGCAAGGGTAAATTGTTTATCAAAACCTGAGAGGCTACCTGTAGAAATTGCAGCCACTGAAAGACTACCTGTAGCAGTTAAAATAATCAGACTTCTAACAATTCGTTTTTTCCTATCTTTTGTAAGAGATAGACCGATAATCAATAGTCCTAAACCAACCAGACTACTTGTAAAAGTCGGGATATCTCCTGTTTGAGGCAAATTTGTCTTTGGACGATAGACCATATAGTAAGTATGGGTATCCCCAACCTGCCTTGCTGGAATGGTCGCTTGAATTCGTGCCTTCTCATCTGATGTCAGTTCCGAATAAAGGACATACTTATAGGAAATCTGTTCTCTTGCTACATTTGTATGGGCGAGAGCAGTCAATTCTGCTTTCATAGCCAAATTTGGTACAAAAAATAAGGCGGCAGTCATACCAATAATGACTGATGCAACGCCTCTATTAAATGTACGAATAGAAAACTTATTTTGCTTTTCCTTCCAAAACATATGAAGCTCCTTCGTTTGTTTCTTCTTACTTAAAAGTATAGCATATTTTTCTAATAATATACTGTTGAAAAACGAATAAAATATTTCAATATACTATATGCGACGTTCTTTACATAATTATTTATATTTTAATCTAAATACAGCATTTTCCAGATAAAAAACCTTGCCCGAAGACAAGGTTTTAATCTTATTTAGCTTGACGAAGAGCTCCGTAGAGAATACCTGAAACTACTGCACCAATCAATACATAAAGGATGTAAAGCAATGGATTTGAAGTCAAAGCGATAACGAAGATTCCACCGTGTGGAGCCATCAATTGGATACCTGACAAACCTACCAAGGCACCTGCAAGGGCAGAACCTGCGATAAAGCTTGGGATTGCACGAGCTGGGTCAGCAGCACCAAATGGAATGGCACCTTCAGTGATGAATGACAGACCCATAACAATGTTTGTCAAACCTGAGTTACGCTCTTCTTGCGTGAACTTGTTCTTGAACAAGAGAGTTGCGACAAAGACTGCCAATGGTGGAACCATACCACCTGCCATAACTGCCGCCATCGCTACAGAACCACCGTCTGCAACAGTTGCTGCAAGCGTACCTGTACCGAAGACATAAGCCGCCTTGTTGACTGGACCACCCATATCGACTGCCATCATTCCACCGAGGACAAGTCCAAGGAGAATAGCAGAGCTACCTTCAAGACCTGCAAGGAAGTTGTTCATACCAGTGTTGATAGCTGCCATTGGGATGTTTACGAAGAACATCAAGAAACCAGTGATAGCTGTACCCAAAAGTGGCAAGAGCAAGATTGCATTCAAACCTTGGAGTGATTTTGGCATGTTACGCAAAGCGTTGCGAAGAACAAGAACTACACCACCAGCTAGAAAACCACCAACGAGGGCACCCAAGAAACCAGATGATACACCTGCAAGAGCAAGGGTTTCTTCACCACCAGCTGCGTAAGGGATTTTACCAAAAGCAAGACCGCTACTAGCAATTGCACCAGCTACGAAACCAGCAACCAAACCTGGTTTTTCAGCGATTGAGTAAGCAATGTAACCTGCAAGAAGTGGCAACATGAAGCCAAAGGCTGCTCCACCAATCTTCATGAACATAGCTGCGATTTCGTTGTATGAACCTAGGCTACCAAGGCTGTCGCTTGGTACACCGAGCAAATTATCAAACAAGAAAGCAAGGGCAATCAAGATACCGCCACCAATAACGAATGGCAACATTTGAGAAACACCACTCATCAAGTGTTTATAGAATGCTTTACCAAGGCTAAGTTTTTCTGAAGATTCCACAGTAGCTGCTCCTTCTGTCGCTGTATAAGTTGACGCTTTACCGTCCAAGATGATGTTAATCAATTCTTCTGCTTGTTTGATACCAGCAGCAACTGGACGAGATACCAATGGTTTCCCATTGAAACGAGGCATATCAACAGCCTTATCTGCTGCGATGATTACACCTGCTGCATTCTTAATGTCTTCAGCGGTTAGTTTGTTACCAACCCCAGACGCACCGTTTGTTTCAACCTTGATGTCAACACCCATCTCAGCAGCTTGCTTCTTAAGAGCTTCTTCTGCCATGTAGGTGTGGGCAATACCTGTTGTACATGCTGTAACTGCAACGATAAATGGACGGTCGCCACTTGGAGCGGCAACCACTTCTTCAGCCGCTTTATCTGCTGCTTCTGCTGTATCGAAGACTGCAATCACTTCTTCAGGATTTGTTGCCGCACGAAGTCTATCAGCAAAACCAGCTTTCATCAAGTATTTAGACAATTCCGCAAGGGCAGCCAAGTGGGTGTCGTTAGCACCTTCTGGAGCCGCAATCATGAAGAACAAGTCAGTTGGTTGACCGTCAAGACTTGCATAGTCAACGCCCTTGTTTGATTTAGCAAAGAGAACAGTTGCTTCTTTGACAGCCGCATTCTTAGCGTGTGGCATTGCAATACCGTCGCCAAGACCTGTTGTTGTCTGTGCTTCACGGTTCATAATACCTGTTTTGAATACATCAAAATCAGTTACGTATCCTTTTTCTACCAAGCTAGCAATCATTTCATCGATGACTGCTTCCTTGCTTGTCGCTTGCAAATCAAGCAACATGACATCTTTTTTCAAAACGTCTTGAATTTTCATAGTGTTTCTACCTCAACTTTTTCATAAGTTTCCTTAATAAATTCGATACTTGCCAAATCATCTGAAAAGGCTGTTGCCGTACCGCAAGCAACTCCCCATTTAAGGGCTTCGATTGGATCTTGTGAGCGAACGTATTCGCCAGTAAACCCTGCCACCATGGAATCTCCAGCACCGACAGAATTTTTCACCATTCCCTTGATTGGTTTGGCAAAGTAGGTTGCTGTCGGAGTAACCAACAAAGCCCCATCCCCTGCCATAGAAATGATAACGTTCTGAGCTCCCATATCTAAGATTTTCTTAGCGTAGGTTTCAATGTCAGCTATCCCCTTCAATTCAACATTGAAAATAGCTTCCAACTCGTGGTTATTTGGTTTAACCAAAAGCGGTTGGTAAGCAAGTGAATCCAGAAGAGTTTGCCCTTCAAAGTCACAAACTACTTGAGCCCCTGCTTTTTTAGCCACTGGAATTAGCTTATTATACACTTCATTTCCAAGGCTAGCTGGTGCTGAACCAGCAAAGACAACTGTGTCATCTTTAGTCAAGCCAGCCAAAACCATTTCTAGTTCTGCCAACTGTGTATCTGTCACAATCGGACCCAAACCGTTGATTTCTGTTTCTTGGTCGGCTTTGATTTTCACGTTAATCCGCGTATCTTGGTCCACCTGAACAAAATCGGTATCAATGCCTTCAGCAACCAATCCATCTTTGATGAACTGACCAGTGAATCCGCCAAGGAAACCCGTTGCTGTATTCGGATAGCCCAATCGCTTCAAAACACGACTAACGTTAATTCCCTTACCGCCGGCATACTTATCGTCGCTCTCCATACGATTGACACTGCCTGTTTCAACTCTATCAAGTCGAACAATGTAGTCAATAGCTGGATTGAGCGTAACAGTATAAATCATACCTCGATTACCCTCGTTTTCTCTTTTATGATGTCCAACAAACTGCTCTCCGAAGATTGACAGATAATATTGGCTTTTTCGATGGCTGCAACCTTGGCAAAGGAGAATTGACCAATCTTCGACGCATCTGCTAGAACATAGCTTTCTTTTGCATTGTCTATGATAGTACGTTTGATGGTCGCTTCTTCAATGTCTGGCGTTGTAAAGTAGTTTTTATCAATACCATTCATTCCCAGAAAGGCCTTATCAAAATTGAGCTGTCGAATTTGTTCCAAAGCCAAGGCACCTACTGAAGCATCGGTTGATTGTTTAACAAAACCACCTATAATAATGGTCTTTATCTTGCGTTCAACCAACTTGACAGCATGGTGAATGGAATTGGTCACGACTGTTAGATTTTCCTGTTGGAGATAGTCAATCAAGACACCGGTTGTCGTCCCTGCGTCTACAAAAATCACATCGCCGTCCATGATTAACTGTGCTGCTCTTTCAGCAATCATCCGTTTTTCTTGAACGTTTTTGACAGATTTTTCCAGAATGGATTCTTCCAGTTGCAAATTAGCTGGTGCTTCCGCACCGCCATGTACTCTTCGAAGTTTTCCTTCATTTTCTAACTCGTCCAAATCCCTACGAACAGTGGATTCAGATGTTGCTAGAATGTCAACCAATTCTTCCAAGCGGACAAATTGTTGTGCTTGAATGCGTTCTAATATGACTTGCTTGCGTTCTGATTTGAGAATGTCCAACACCTCCTGCAATCGTTTACAAAAACCATTATACACTAAAAACCATCATTGTCAATCATTTTCTGGCAAAATCTTTCAAAAAATGTCAATTTTCTTCAAAAAAGAACAATCTCTTACGAAATTGTTCCCCTCTCTATCATTGATTTGACCATCTCTTTAAGCATAGCCATCTCTTCTGGCCGGCCAATGGACAGTCGAATGTAACCTGCTAATTTCCCTGTTGGATAGTACTTGAAATTCCAATCTTTTGCCAAAGCTTGCCGGTGAAACACTTCTGCCCACAGTGCCTTAAAGGTCACAAAACTGGTCTGACTTGGCAGGACATGACAATCTTCTAATTGTTCTAAAAAAGCAATCATTTCTTGACGCAGTTTGACAATTGTTTCAACCGTTTCTGTTACTTTATCTTTGTAATCCAAGGCAACTGTAGCCATATGAGCCGTTAAATTGGATAGACTAAAAGGTGGAATGACCTTGTCCAATTCATAAATAAGCTCTTCACTTCCAACCGCAAAACCAACTCGCAAACCTGCTAGACCAAAGGCCTTGGAAAGTGTACGCAAGACCAAAACATTCTCATATCCTTCAAGGCGACTGAGAAAGCTCTCAACTTCTGCAAATTCAATATAGGCCTCGTCAATAACCAGCAATCCCTTGAAAGAAGTCGCTAACCTTTCCAAATCTTCCATGGAATAGGCAACCGATGATGGATTGTTTGGGTTGGAAAGCATGAGAATTTTCGCATTGGTTTCTTGAGCACGCGCCAACAAGTTGTCAACTGGCAAAACCAAGGTCCCATCTTTCTCTTCCAATTCAATGGCTTCAAACCGGCTACCATGCATCTGGTTATAGGTTTCATACATGAAGAAATCAGGATTGACCGTCAAGAATGTATCATCCTTCTCCATAAAGGTGGAAACAATCATATGAATGAGGTGGTCGGAGCCAACTCCCACCGTCACCTGTCTGGGATTTACTCCAAGATAGGTCGCATATTTCTCAATCAACTCTGAGTAAGTATTGTCACCGTAAAAGCTCAATTGACCAACTTCTAAGCTCTCTAAGGTCTTTTGCGGTAAAAAGGACCAATCAATAATGCGATTTTCATTATTTCCCAAGTCAAATCTAGCCTTATGTTTTATTTTATAAGGTTGGTAGTCTTCAAATACCTGACGTTTCATAATTTTCTCCTTTGAACATGAAAACACAGTCTAATCAACTGTGTCTTCTGCTTTGATTTTTTCAAAAATAGCTAACTCTTCAGCTGTAAAGTTATAATTTTCCAACAAGTCTGGACGACGTTGATAGGTTTTTCGTAGGCTTTCTTCCAGACGCCATTTTCGAATATTTTCATGGTGGCCACTCATGAGAACATCTGGCACTACCATCCCTCGATATTCGTAGGGACGAGTGTACTGAGGATATTCCAATAGCCCTGATGAAAAACTATCATCCGTATGGCTGACTTCCTTGCCAATGACCTCTGGAATTAAACGAACAGTAGCATCAATCATAGTCATGGCTGCCAATTCGCCCCCAGTCAGAACATAATCTCCAAGAGAAATCTCGTCTGTCACCAAGGTCTTAATCCGCTCATCATAGCCCTCGTAATGACCACAGATAAAAATCAACTGCTCTTCCTGTGCCAATTCTTCTGCATAGGCCTGATTAAAAGTTCTACCAGCAGGATCTAACAAGATAACACGGGGCTTGGTTTGTTCAATGCTATCCAT is drawn from Streptococcus sp. 29892 and contains these coding sequences:
- a CDS encoding PTS fructose transporter subunit IIABC codes for the protein MKIQDVLKKDVMLLDLQATSKEAVIDEMIASLVEKGYVTDFDVFKTGIMNREAQTTTGLGDGIAMPHAKNAAVKEATVLFAKSNKGVDYASLDGQPTDLFFMIAAPEGANDTHLAALAELSKYLMKAGFADRLRAATNPEEVIAVFDTAEAADKAAEEVVAAPSGDRPFIVAVTACTTGIAHTYMAEEALKKQAAEMGVDIKVETNGASGVGNKLTAEDIKNAAGVIIAADKAVDMPRFNGKPLVSRPVAAGIKQAEELINIILDGKASTYTATEGAATVESSEKLSLGKAFYKHLMSGVSQMLPFVIGGGILIALAFLFDNLLGVPSDSLGSLGSYNEIAAMFMKIGGAAFGFMLPLLAGYIAYSIAEKPGLVAGFVAGAIASSGLAFGKIPYAAGGEETLALAGVSSGFLGALVGGFLAGGVVLVLRNALRNMPKSLQGLNAILLLPLLGTAITGFLMFFVNIPMAAINTGMNNFLAGLEGSSAILLGLVLGGMMAVDMGGPVNKAAYVFGTGTLAATVADGGSVAMAAVMAGGMVPPLAVFVATLLFKNKFTQEERNSGLTNIVMGLSFITEGAIPFGAADPARAIPSFIAGSALAGALVGLSGIQLMAPHGGIFVIALTSNPLLYILYVLIGAVVSGILYGALRQAK
- the pfkB gene encoding 1-phosphofructokinase, whose translation is MIYTVTLNPAIDYIVRLDRVETGSVNRMESDDKYAGGKGINVSRVLKRLGYPNTATGFLGGFTGQFIKDGLVAEGIDTDFVQVDQDTRINVKIKADQETEINGLGPIVTDTQLAELEMVLAGLTKDDTVVFAGSAPASLGNEVYNKLIPVAKKAGAQVVCDFEGQTLLDSLAYQPLLVKPNNHELEAIFNVELKGIADIETYAKKILDMGAQNVIISMAGDGALLVTPTATYFAKPIKGMVKNSVGAGDSMVAGFTGEYVRSQDPIEALKWGVACGTATAFSDDLASIEFIKETYEKVEVETL
- a CDS encoding DeoR/GlpR family DNA-binding transcription regulator codes for the protein MDILKSERKQVILERIQAQQFVRLEELVDILATSESTVRRDLDELENEGKLRRVHGGAEAPANLQLEESILEKSVKNVQEKRMIAERAAQLIMDGDVIFVDAGTTTGVLIDYLQQENLTVVTNSIHHAVKLVERKIKTIIIGGFVKQSTDASVGALALEQIRQLNFDKAFLGMNGIDKNYFTTPDIEEATIKRTIIDNAKESYVLADASKIGQFSFAKVAAIEKANIICQSSESSLLDIIKEKTRVIEV
- a CDS encoding pyridoxal phosphate-dependent aminotransferase is translated as MKRQVFEDYQPYKIKHKARFDLGNNENRIIDWSFLPQKTLESLEVGQLSFYGDNTYSELIEKYATYLGVNPRQVTVGVGSDHLIHMIVSTFMEKDDTFLTVNPDFFMYETYNQMHGSRFEAIELEEKDGTLVLPVDNLLARAQETNAKILMLSNPNNPSSVAYSMEDLERLATSFKGLLVIDEAYIEFAEVESFLSRLEGYENVLVLRTLSKAFGLAGLRVGFAVGSEELIYELDKVIPPFSLSNLTAHMATVALDYKDKVTETVETIVKLRQEMIAFLEQLEDCHVLPSQTSFVTFKALWAEVFHRQALAKDWNFKYYPTGKLAGYIRLSIGRPEEMAMLKEMVKSMIERGTIS
- the trmD gene encoding tRNA (guanosine(37)-N1)-methyltransferase TrmD; translated protein: MRIDILTLFPEMFAPLEHSIVGKARDKGLLEINYHNFREKAEKARHVDDEPYGGGQGMLLRAQPIFDTMDSIEQTKPRVILLDPAGRTFNQAYAEELAQEEQLIFICGHYEGYDERIKTLVTDEISLGDYVLTGGELAAMTMIDATVRLIPEVIGKEVSHTDDSFSSGLLEYPQYTRPYEYRGMVVPDVLMSGHHENIRKWRLEESLRKTYQRRPDLLENYNFTAEELAIFEKIKAEDTVD